CCCATCATCCTTGATTCACTAGCAACATCTCCAAGGAAACCATTGTAAAATTCTTTAACCTTAATTACTATGTAAAGAAAAGATGTTGCAATGTAAGAGAATCCCAACCTGTGAAGCTTTTGTGCTTGAGCTAGATTTGTGCTACGTTTTGTACCCTTTTCAAGCGATGATCCCTTATTTTTGTGTTCTTTGAAGTTGCTTTCTTCAGGGTAGATGATGCTATTCTTCTCTATTCGACGGTAACCATAGCTTTTGCGACGAGATGGTGTTGGTTTGCTTCCTCTTTCACCATAAGAGGCTGCACAATGCATTAGTGTTTGGCATTTGACATCACTAACAAGTTGTGAAGCCATGTTGTTTGGTTGTTAGTGCTTAGAAGGAGAGAGGGAGTGTGTGATATGTGGAGAATAAGGTGTGCCCTCTCTTACTCACTCTTTGTCTCTTAAATTCTACTTGATTTTTGCAACTATTGGTGGCTTTATATAGAGAATGCCA
Above is a genomic segment from Medicago truncatula cultivar Jemalong A17 chromosome 5, MtrunA17r5.0-ANR, whole genome shotgun sequence containing:
- the LOC11426319 gene encoding uncharacterized protein, whose amino-acid sequence is MASQLVSDVKCQTLMHCAASYGERGSKPTPSRRKSYGYRRIEKNSIIYPEESNFKEHKNKGSSLEKGTKRSTNLAQAQKLHRLGFSYIATSFLYIVIKVKEFYNGFLGDVASESRMMGIDAPMAEPYFSVPVIPN